The Synechococcus sp. MW101C3 genome has a segment encoding these proteins:
- a CDS encoding cysteine synthase A: MAVARAGTTQGFVGAVGNTPLIRLGLLSELTGCEILGKAEFMNPGGSVKDRAALGILLEAEASGALDPGGTVVEGTAGNTGIGLTHLCNARGYKALIVIPDTQSAEKIGLLRSLGAEVRTVPAVPYRDPNNYVKLSGRIAAETPGAVWANQFDNLANRRAHYASTGPEIWEQTGGRIDAWVSATGTGGTYAGVALFLKERSSQVRCVLADPHGSALYSWATAGALQAEGTSITEGIGNSRVTANLEGAPIDDAVRIDDQAALDTIYQLLWREGLFMGGSVGINVAAAVETARRLGPGHTIVTVLCDGGDRYRSRLYDADWLAGRGLRQPERGLLDGVPQDRPTHG, encoded by the coding sequence ATGGCCGTCGCCCGGGCGGGAACCACCCAGGGCTTCGTCGGTGCGGTGGGCAACACCCCGCTGATCCGGCTGGGGCTGCTCAGCGAGCTCACCGGCTGCGAGATCCTCGGCAAGGCCGAGTTCATGAACCCCGGCGGATCGGTGAAGGACCGCGCTGCCCTGGGCATCCTGCTGGAGGCGGAAGCCAGCGGCGCCCTCGACCCGGGCGGCACCGTGGTGGAGGGCACCGCCGGCAACACCGGCATCGGCCTCACCCACCTCTGCAATGCCCGCGGCTACAAGGCTCTGATCGTCATCCCGGACACCCAGTCGGCCGAGAAGATCGGCCTGCTGCGCAGTCTCGGCGCCGAGGTGCGCACGGTGCCGGCGGTGCCCTACCGCGATCCCAACAACTACGTGAAGCTCTCGGGACGCATCGCCGCCGAAACGCCCGGTGCCGTCTGGGCCAATCAGTTCGACAACCTGGCCAACCGCCGCGCCCACTACGCCAGCACCGGTCCGGAGATCTGGGAGCAGACGGGCGGCCGCATCGACGCCTGGGTGTCGGCCACGGGCACCGGCGGCACCTACGCCGGCGTGGCCCTCTTCCTCAAGGAGCGCTCCTCCCAGGTGCGCTGCGTGCTGGCCGATCCCCACGGCAGTGCCCTCTACAGCTGGGCCACCGCCGGGGCGCTGCAGGCCGAAGGCACCTCCATCACCGAGGGGATCGGCAACAGCCGCGTCACCGCCAATCTGGAGGGTGCCCCGATCGATGACGCCGTGCGCATCGACGACCAGGCCGCGCTCGACACCATCTACCAGCTGCTTTGGCGTGAAGGCTTGTTCATGGGCGGCTCGGTGGGCATCAACGTGGCCGCGGCGGTAGAAACCGCCCGGCGCCTCGGTCCGGGCCACACGATCGTGACCGTGCTCTGCGACGGCGGCGACCGCTACCGCTCCCGCCTCTACGACGCCGACTGGCTGGCCGGCCGCGGCCTGCGCCAGCCCGAACGGGGCTTGCTGGATGGCGTTCCGCAGGACCGGCCCACCCATGGCTGA
- the egtD gene encoding L-histidine N(alpha)-methyltransferase: MSAPSAALQRGTAAVDLLDLHPVAADMRRLVVEGLSRSPRQLPAWFLYDAEGSRLFDRICEQPEYALTATETALLEREAPAMAAALGAGVPVEFGAGSARKVSPLLEALAPPAYVALDISSEHLAGACRALQARHPAIPVLGICCDYSQLLTLPAHPLLDGQRLLGFYPGSSLGNFAPSEAVALLRQFARLLGPEGRLLIGIDQPRAAAQLEAAYDDAAGWSAAFARNLLVRLNRELGGNFVPERFRYRARWQPQQSRIEMALVSTCHQVVDVAGRRWPFAAGEALVTEHSHKYDPAAFTALAAAAGWRAQARWADPGESFSLHLLAPQAPGRLEPVEASR; the protein is encoded by the coding sequence ATGAGCGCCCCCTCCGCCGCTCTGCAGCGCGGGACGGCCGCTGTCGACCTGCTCGACCTGCATCCCGTCGCCGCCGACATGCGGCGGCTGGTGGTGGAGGGCCTGTCGCGCAGCCCCCGCCAGCTGCCCGCCTGGTTCCTCTACGACGCCGAGGGCTCGCGTCTGTTCGACCGCATCTGCGAGCAGCCGGAATACGCACTCACCGCCACCGAAACCGCCCTGCTGGAGCGGGAGGCGCCGGCGATGGCGGCGGCGCTCGGCGCCGGCGTGCCGGTGGAATTCGGCGCCGGCAGCGCCCGCAAGGTGTCGCCGCTGCTGGAGGCCCTGGCACCCCCGGCCTATGTGGCGCTCGACATCAGCTCCGAGCACCTCGCCGGTGCCTGCCGGGCACTGCAGGCCCGCCATCCGGCCATTCCCGTGCTCGGCATCTGCTGCGATTACAGCCAGCTGCTCACCCTGCCGGCCCACCCCCTGCTCGATGGCCAGCGGCTGCTGGGCTTCTACCCGGGCAGCTCGCTCGGCAACTTCGCCCCCAGCGAAGCGGTGGCCCTGCTGCGTCAGTTCGCCCGGCTGCTGGGGCCCGAGGGTCGTCTGTTGATCGGCATCGACCAACCCCGCGCCGCGGCCCAGCTGGAGGCCGCCTACGACGATGCCGCGGGCTGGTCGGCCGCCTTTGCCCGCAACCTGCTGGTGCGACTCAACCGGGAGCTGGGGGGCAACTTCGTGCCGGAGCGCTTCCGCTACCGCGCCCGCTGGCAGCCGCAGCAGAGCCGCATCGAGATGGCGCTGGTGAGCACCTGCCACCAGGTGGTGGACGTGGCGGGCCGGCGCTGGCCGTTCGCCGCCGGCGAGGCACTGGTCACCGAGCACAGCCACAAGTACGACCCCGCGGCCTTCACCGCCCTGGCGGCCGCGGCCGGCTGGCGGGCCCAGGCGCGCTGGGCCGATCCCGGCGAGAGCTTCAGCCTGCACCTGCTCGCTCCGCAGGCGCCAGGCAGACTTGAACCAGTCGAGGCCAGCCGATGA
- the egtB gene encoding ergothioneine biosynthesis protein EgtB gives MASAAPTEALLRRLHAVRAHSEALIAELEPEDLCLQGMADASPPKWHLGHTTWFFDTFLLTPHLPGHEPAESRWSFLFNSYYDAIGARHPRPQRGLLSRPPLAAVLAWRRRVDAGLAALVEQLSAGPATAAAPLWELLELGLQHEQQHQELLLMDLLDGFSRNPLEPAVEPSGRGAEATYETLVAAADAAPASTPNPPASAWLHWPGGLVEIGHAEAGAGPEGPSGAFHFDNESPRHRQWLEPFALAPRLVSNGEYAAFIAAGGYRRPELWMSEGWQVCQQRGWQAPRYWRGSGAPKGWSWEFTLAGRRPLHPAAPVRHLSWFEADAYARWAEARLPSEAEWEVAAATPPPAGGSGGLEALQGVLWQWTSSPYRPYPGFRPAAGAVGEYNGKFMSSQMVLRGSSFLTPPGHGRLTYRNFFPPASRWLAGGLRLARDGR, from the coding sequence ATGGCCTCCGCCGCCCCCACCGAGGCCCTGCTGCGGCGGCTTCATGCCGTGCGCGCCCACAGCGAGGCGCTGATCGCGGAGCTGGAGCCGGAAGATCTGTGCCTGCAGGGCATGGCGGACGCCAGCCCGCCCAAGTGGCACCTGGGGCACACCACCTGGTTCTTCGACACTTTCCTGCTCACGCCCCACCTGCCGGGTCATGAGCCGGCGGAGAGCCGCTGGAGCTTCCTGTTCAATTCCTATTACGACGCGATCGGGGCGCGCCACCCCCGGCCGCAGCGGGGACTGCTGAGCCGGCCACCTCTGGCGGCGGTGCTCGCCTGGCGGCGGCGCGTCGATGCGGGGCTGGCGGCCCTGGTGGAGCAGCTGAGCGCCGGGCCCGCCACGGCGGCGGCGCCGCTGTGGGAGCTGCTGGAGCTGGGTCTGCAGCACGAGCAGCAGCACCAGGAGCTGCTGCTGATGGATCTGCTCGACGGCTTCAGCCGCAACCCGCTGGAGCCGGCGGTGGAGCCCTCGGGCCGGGGTGCCGAAGCCACCTACGAAACGCTGGTGGCCGCCGCCGACGCCGCCCCCGCCAGCACCCCCAACCCGCCCGCGTCCGCCTGGCTGCACTGGCCGGGAGGGCTGGTGGAGATCGGTCACGCCGAGGCTGGCGCCGGCCCCGAGGGCCCGTCCGGCGCCTTCCATTTCGACAACGAAAGCCCCCGTCACCGCCAGTGGCTCGAGCCCTTCGCGCTGGCCCCCCGGCTGGTGTCGAACGGGGAGTACGCCGCCTTCATCGCCGCGGGCGGCTACCGCCGGCCGGAGCTGTGGATGAGCGAGGGCTGGCAGGTCTGTCAGCAGCGCGGCTGGCAGGCGCCCCGCTACTGGCGCGGCAGCGGCGCCCCCAAGGGCTGGTCGTGGGAGTTCACGCTGGCGGGACGGCGCCCCCTGCACCCGGCCGCACCCGTGCGGCACCTCAGCTGGTTCGAAGCCGACGCCTATGCCCGCTGGGCCGAGGCCCGCCTGCCGAGTGAAGCGGAGTGGGAAGTGGCCGCCGCCACGCCACCCCCGGCGGGCGGCAGCGGCGGGCTGGAAGCCCTGCAGGGGGTGCTGTGGCAGTGGACGTCCAGCCCCTACCGTCCGTATCCGGGCTTCCGGCCCGCCGCCGGAGCGGTGGGCGAATACAACGGCAAATTCATGAGTTCCCAGATGGTCCTGCGCGGCAGCAGTTTCCTCACACCGCCGGGCCACGGCCGCCTCACTTACCGCAACTTCTTTCCGCCCGCGAGCCGCTGGCTGGCCGGCGGCCTGCGCCTCGCCCGGGACGGCCGATGA
- a CDS encoding serine/threonine protein kinase: MADQPGAAAGAVIADRYRLEMEVASGPQGVLWRASDLLAGEAPVALRQLGPGFDQAGARAGWSRLQALLHPQVPRFGETIQRDGQLWLVREWQDGRTYQELLEARRGRQLVFGPGEVLLLLRQLLPVLAVLHGQEICHGDLTPANLLRRDRDGLPVLLDIGWTGPGQAAAGATPGYAPPEQVAGAPLLPWMDLHGLGVVALVLLSGEDPAALLDPVSLAWRWPDGLSLDPPFRAALERLISADPTARFASTPQALVAFQALPMPESTGPVARADRTLMLVPPAAVSPGLAGIDAADPAPAEQAAASTTNSAAAPLTAAPAPAAAAPAPEPRVVERRPPPPPMPPLSRQQQKEEAVEGRLLPVVVALVVSAVVGITAGWWLLGRGDAPANRPAEQPRELTASLPPGEVDQRQQLLNRLRALQINRSWFLRLVDANLLAQFPERGGRLPNDSIEDAPLRKVWNALAEEWLARVEQLPPPLRRRLGSFSTADWEARQRQLAAQGVSSPVLRQLISGNAQALLPGRAGADIPAEPFRQLWYAAGEQTLETLQIEPIQATAGEVKALSASLGAGGARLFPIRLPAGYRLVLGVNGSPLMQMSVYNAAGSLLEPKGPLRVVTLPPVPGTEVQLLVTNDGVAPAMITLSLRADAPPPEPPQPPPTDPGDTTAPPPAEPVTPPAIPTQPPVAPSAPTTPPPVTPDTPASP; encoded by the coding sequence ATGGCTGACCAGCCCGGGGCGGCCGCCGGTGCGGTGATCGCCGATCGCTACCGCCTGGAGATGGAGGTGGCCAGCGGTCCTCAGGGGGTGCTGTGGCGCGCCAGTGATCTGCTGGCCGGCGAGGCGCCCGTGGCCCTGCGACAGCTGGGGCCCGGCTTCGATCAGGCCGGGGCGCGGGCGGGCTGGAGCCGCCTGCAGGCCCTGCTCCACCCCCAGGTGCCCCGCTTCGGGGAAACGATCCAGCGGGACGGCCAGCTCTGGCTGGTGCGCGAGTGGCAGGACGGGCGCACCTACCAGGAGCTGCTGGAGGCGCGGCGGGGTCGCCAGCTGGTGTTCGGCCCCGGTGAGGTGCTGCTGCTGCTGCGCCAGCTGCTGCCGGTGCTGGCGGTGCTGCACGGCCAGGAGATCTGCCACGGCGATCTCACCCCCGCCAACCTGCTGCGCCGCGACCGCGACGGTCTGCCGGTACTGCTCGACATCGGCTGGACCGGCCCCGGCCAGGCCGCCGCCGGCGCCACCCCGGGCTATGCGCCGCCGGAGCAGGTGGCCGGCGCTCCGCTGCTGCCCTGGATGGACCTGCACGGCCTGGGGGTGGTGGCGCTGGTGCTGCTCAGCGGTGAGGATCCCGCCGCCCTGCTCGATCCGGTGAGCCTGGCCTGGCGCTGGCCCGACGGCCTCAGCCTCGACCCACCGTTCCGCGCCGCCCTGGAGCGGCTGATCAGTGCCGATCCCACCGCCCGCTTTGCCAGCACGCCGCAGGCCCTCGTTGCCTTCCAGGCGCTGCCGATGCCGGAAAGCACGGGCCCGGTGGCCCGCGCCGATCGCACCCTGATGCTCGTGCCCCCCGCCGCCGTTTCGCCGGGACTGGCCGGCATCGACGCTGCGGACCCTGCGCCTGCCGAGCAGGCCGCTGCCTCCACCACCAACTCTGCAGCCGCCCCCCTCACGGCCGCGCCGGCCCCTGCGGCTGCAGCTCCGGCTCCCGAGCCCCGGGTCGTGGAGCGGCGGCCACCGCCACCGCCCATGCCGCCGCTCAGCCGGCAGCAGCAGAAGGAGGAGGCGGTGGAAGGGCGGCTCTTGCCGGTGGTGGTGGCCCTGGTGGTGTCGGCTGTGGTGGGCATCACCGCGGGCTGGTGGCTGCTGGGCCGCGGTGATGCCCCCGCCAATCGCCCGGCTGAACAGCCCCGCGAGCTCACCGCCAGCCTCCCCCCCGGTGAGGTCGATCAGCGCCAGCAGTTGCTGAACCGCCTGCGGGCGCTGCAGATCAACCGCAGCTGGTTCCTGCGGTTGGTGGACGCCAACCTGCTGGCCCAGTTCCCCGAGCGTGGCGGCCGTCTGCCCAACGACTCGATCGAGGACGCCCCCCTGCGCAAGGTGTGGAACGCCCTGGCGGAGGAATGGCTGGCCCGGGTGGAGCAGCTGCCGCCGCCGCTCCGCCGCAGGTTGGGCTCTTTTTCCACCGCCGACTGGGAGGCCCGCCAGCGTCAGCTCGCCGCCCAGGGGGTGAGTTCGCCGGTGCTGCGCCAACTGATTTCCGGCAATGCCCAGGCGTTGCTGCCCGGCCGTGCCGGCGCCGACATCCCCGCCGAGCCCTTCCGCCAGCTCTGGTATGCCGCCGGCGAGCAGACGCTGGAAACCCTGCAGATCGAACCGATCCAGGCCACAGCGGGCGAGGTGAAGGCCCTCTCCGCTTCGCTCGGCGCCGGTGGGGCGCGGTTGTTCCCGATCCGGCTGCCGGCGGGATACCGGCTGGTGCTCGGTGTCAACGGCTCGCCGTTGATGCAGATGAGCGTCTACAACGCTGCCGGCAGCCTGCTGGAGCCGAAGGGCCCGCTGCGGGTGGTGACCCTGCCGCCGGTGCCGGGGACCGAAGTGCAGCTGCTGGTCACCAACGACGGTGTGGCCCCGGCGATGATCACCCTGTCGTTGCGCGCCGATGCGCCGCCGCCGGAGCCGCCCCAGCCGCCGCCCACCGACCCCGGCGACACCACGGCGCCGCCGCCCGCTGAGCCGGTGACGCCACCCGCCATCCCAACCCAGCCCCCTGTGGCGCCCTCCGCACCCACGACGCCGCCGCCCGTGACGCCTGACACGCCTGCTTCGCCGTGA
- a CDS encoding hercynine metabolism small protein, whose product MSREDQRKAMRTTREQLIAELEELYRQAFDRIGSEDLGEGAIARLTQLLLRSRDGAITPLQEEIEAPLITRAPE is encoded by the coding sequence ATGAGCCGGGAAGACCAACGCAAGGCGATGCGCACCACGCGCGAGCAGTTGATCGCCGAGCTCGAGGAGCTCTACCGCCAGGCCTTCGATCGCATCGGCAGCGAAGACCTGGGCGAAGGGGCGATCGCCCGCCTCACCCAGCTGCTGCTGCGCTCCCGCGATGGCGCGATCACGCCGCTGCAGGAAGAGATCGAGGCGCCGCTGATCACGCGGGCACCGGAATGA